The proteins below are encoded in one region of Manis pentadactyla isolate mManPen7 chromosome 2, mManPen7.hap1, whole genome shotgun sequence:
- the TNP1 gene encoding spermatid nuclear transition protein 1 has product MAKALNTPHSGPLGLAKPLILAEITMSTSRKANSHGMRRGKSRAPHKGVKRGGNKRKYQKGSLKNRKRDDGE; this is encoded by the coding sequence ATGGCCAAGGCCTTAAATACCCCACACTCGGGGCCTCTGGGCCTTGCAAAGCCCCTCATTTTGGCAGAAATTACAATGTCGACCAGCCGTAAAGCAAACAGCCATGGCATGAGGAGGGGCAAGAGCCGAGCTCCTCACAAGGGAGTCAAGAGAGGTGGCAACAAGAGAAAATACCAGAAGGGCAGCCTGAAGAATAGAAAGCGAGATGATGGTGAGTGA